The genomic interval CAACCGCTCCTCGTTGGCGACCAGCCCTTGCACGCACTTGTCGGCGAACAGCCGCGACACATTGGCCAGCAACCGGATCGACTCCAGGACATTGCGCGCCATGACCGGAATGTAGACGTTCAGCTCGAACGCGCCGCTCGCGCCGGAGAAGGCGACCGCCGCGTCGTTGCCGATCACCTGCGCGGCCACCTGGGTCACCGCCTCGGGCAGGACCGGGTTCACCTTGCCCGGCATGATCGAACTGCCCGGCTGCAGATCCGGCAGCTGCAATTCGCCCAGACCGGTCAGCGGGCCCGAACCCATCCAGCGGATATCGTTGGCGATCTTGGTCAGGCTGACCGCGACGGTGCGCAACGCGCCCGAGACCTCGACCAAACCATCCCGCGCGGCCTGTGCCTCGAAGTGGTCCTTCGCCTCGGAGAGGGCGTCGAGTCCGGTCGACTTCACCAACTCCGCCACGACTTTCGCGCCGAAACCGTCGGGTGCGTTCAACCCGGTGCCGACCGCGGTGCCGCCGATGGGCAGCTCACCGAGACGGGGCAGGGTCGCCATCAGCCGCTCCATGCCCGCCGCCACCTGACGGGTGTAACCGCCGAATTCCTGGCCGAGGGTCACCGGCACCGCGTCCATCAGGTGGGTGCGGCCGGACTTCACGACCGTGCGCCATTCGGTCGACTTGTCCAGCAGGGCCAAACGCAGATGCTCCAGCGCCGGAACCAGATCGGTGATGACCGCCTCGGTCGCCGCCAGATGCGTCGCCGTCGGGAAGGTGTCGTTGGACGACTGCGACATGTTCACGTGGTCGTTCGGATGGACCTCGACCCCGGCGGCCTTGGCGAGGGAGGCGATCACCTCGTTGGCGTTCATGTTCGAACTGGTGCCCGACCCGGTCTGGAACACGTCGATCGGGAACTGGTCGTCGTGCGCGCCCGCGGCGATCTCCTGCGCGGCGGCGATGATCGCGTCGGCCTTGTCCTTGTCCAGCAGCCCCAGATCCCGATTGACCGTGGCACACGCGGCTTTCAGCAATCCGAGCGCACGAATCTGCGCCCGCTCCAGCCCGCGCCCGCTGATCGGGAAGTTGTCCACGGCCCGCTGCGTCTGCGCACGCCACAAGGCATGCACCGGGACCCGGACCTCGCCCATCGTGTCGTGCTCGATGCGAAATTGCTGCGCTTCCTCCGTCATGGAAACGACCCTATGCCGCAATCGAAGCCCTGTGGGCTGCCACGCCTGAGGTCATCAGCACAGCCGAGACCGGAATAACGCCCAGAACGACAGACGCGCAGGCGAAAGGGCCTGCGCGTCTGGGATTTTGGACCGGCTCAGGGGAGCGGCGGGGTCGCGTCCTCGTCGCCGTGGAAGTCGACCGAGCTGTACTCACGCAGCTTGGTCAGGCGGTGGTAGGCGTCGATCATGCGAACCGTGCCGGACTTCGAGCGCATGACGATCGACTGGGTGGACGCGCCGCCACCGTAGTAGCGCACGCCGCGCAGCAGGTCACCGTCGGTGACGCCGGTGGCGCAGAAGAAGACGTTCTCGCCGGAGACCAGGTCTTCGGTATTCAGGATGCGGTCGAGGTCGTGGCCCGCGTCGATGGCCTTCTGGCGCTCCTCGTCGTCCTTCGGGGCCAGCATGCCCTGCAACTGACCGCCCATACAGCGCATGGCCGCCGCGGCGATGATGCCCTCCGGGGTGCCGCCGATGCCGACCAGGATGTCGGTGCCGGAGTCCGGGCGGGCGGCGGCGATGGCGCCGGCCACGTCACCGTCGGAGATCAGGCGGATCCGGGAACCCGCGTCGCGCACCTGCTGGATCAGGTCCGCGTGGCGCGGGCGATCCAGAATGCAAACGGTCAGGTCGGACTTCGACAGGTTCTTCGCCTTGGCGACCCGGCGGATGTTCTCGCCGATCGGGGCGGAGATGTCGATCACGTCGGCGGCGTCCGGGCCGACCGCGATCTTGTGCATGTAGAAGACCGCGGACGGGTCGAACATGGCGCCGCGCTCGGCGACCGCGAGCACCGCGATGGCGCCGGGGGAGCCCTTCGACATCAGGGTGGTGCCGTCGATCGGATCGACCGCGAAGTCCACCTCGGGGCCGGTGCCGTCACCCACCAGCTCACCGTTGTAGAGCATCGGGGCTTCGTCCTTCTCGCCCTCGCCGATGACCACGACGCCGCGCATGGAAACCGAGTTGACCAGCTGGCGCATCGCGTCGACGGCGGCGCCGTCGCCACCCTCCTTGTCACCGCGGCCGACCCAGCGACCCGCGGCCATCGCCCCGGCCTCGGTCACCCGGACCAATTCGAGCGCAAGGTTGCGGTCCGGCGCCTCGCGGCGGCTAGTGGGCGAAGATGCCGTCATGGCGGGGTGCCTCCCTCGGGTTGTACGTACCGGACGATTGTCTCATTACGTGGGCGGGCCCCATGCCACCCCTGGTCCGAGACGTGCGTACCGGAGTGGATACTGGGGACGTGTCCTACCAAAAGCCACGCATTCTGCTCAACTACAAGGATCTGTTCTTCTCGCTGATCCCGTTGGTGCTGATCGTCGTGGTCTTCGCCGGGGTGGCCAGCCAGTGCAGCTTCGCCGCCAAAGGGCCGACGCAGGGTGCGATCCCGCATTTCGACATCGAGGCGGCGCTGACCGCCGACGCGCGAACCCTCCCGTTCCCGATCCGGAACCCCGGCGTGCCCGCCGACTGGACCCCCAACTCCGGCAGCCGCGCCGACATCGCGGGCGCGGGCGGCGGCGCCGTCAGCACTGTGGGATACATCACCCACCAGGGCACCTACATGCAGCTGACCCAGAGCGACGCCACCGAGCAGGCGCTGGCCCGCTTCGTACTCGGCTCCCGCTACGCCAGCGGCACGCAGCAGGTCGGCGACCGGAAGTGGATCGTCTACGCCGAGCCCACCGAGGAAACCGCCTGGATCGCCGACTACGGCACCGCCCGCGTGCTGATCAAGGGCGCGGGCAACGAGGGGGCCTTCCGGACGCTGGCGCAGGCCGTCGACGCGGCGCAGCCGTTGGCGCGCTGAGGACGCGGCGCAGCCTTTAGCGCGCTGAGCATCGCGAGTGCGGGATGTTCGGTCTCCCCGCTGGGTCTATCGCGCCGACAGCCGTGGACGGGAACGCCGGATCCACGCGCTGGCTTCGACGCCGGTCGTCAGCGAATCGCTCTCGGTTACGCCTCTTCGGCGGCCTCTGAGCGCGAAATCGCGTCCTCGACACGTTGCCGTGCGCCCGCGAGGTGTTCCTCGCATCGGTTCGCCAGCGCTTCGCCGCGTTCCCACAGGGCCAGCGAGTCGTCCAGGTCCAGGCCGCCCTGTTCCAGCATTTTCACGACGTTGACCAACTCGTCGCGGGCGCGTTCGTAGCCGAAGGTCGCGATCTCGGCGGTGGTGTCGTCGGTGCCGGGTTCGGCCACGGTCAG from Nocardia goodfellowii carries:
- a CDS encoding class II fumarate hydratase, which translates into the protein MTEEAQQFRIEHDTMGEVRVPVHALWRAQTQRAVDNFPISGRGLERAQIRALGLLKAACATVNRDLGLLDKDKADAIIAAAQEIAAGAHDDQFPIDVFQTGSGTSSNMNANEVIASLAKAAGVEVHPNDHVNMSQSSNDTFPTATHLAATEAVITDLVPALEHLRLALLDKSTEWRTVVKSGRTHLMDAVPVTLGQEFGGYTRQVAAGMERLMATLPRLGELPIGGTAVGTGLNAPDGFGAKVVAELVKSTGLDALSEAKDHFEAQAARDGLVEVSGALRTVAVSLTKIANDIRWMGSGPLTGLGELQLPDLQPGSSIMPGKVNPVLPEAVTQVAAQVIGNDAAVAFSGASGAFELNVYIPVMARNVLESIRLLANVSRLFADKCVQGLVANEERLRTLAESSPSIVTPLNSAIGYEEAAAVAKEALKERKTIRQTVIDRGLIGEKLSEEELDRRLDVLSMAKVDGHS
- a CDS encoding exodeoxyribonuclease VII small subunit, whose translation is MAEPGTDDTTAEIATFGYERARDELVNVVKMLEQGGLDLDDSLALWERGEALANRCEEHLAGARQRVEDAISRSEAAEEA
- a CDS encoding DUF4245 domain-containing protein, coding for MSYQKPRILLNYKDLFFSLIPLVLIVVVFAGVASQCSFAAKGPTQGAIPHFDIEAALTADARTLPFPIRNPGVPADWTPNSGSRADIAGAGGGAVSTVGYITHQGTYMQLTQSDATEQALARFVLGSRYASGTQQVGDRKWIVYAEPTEETAWIADYGTARVLIKGAGNEGAFRTLAQAVDAAQPLAR
- the glpX gene encoding class II fructose-bisphosphatase, which encodes MTASSPTSRREAPDRNLALELVRVTEAGAMAAGRWVGRGDKEGGDGAAVDAMRQLVNSVSMRGVVVIGEGEKDEAPMLYNGELVGDGTGPEVDFAVDPIDGTTLMSKGSPGAIAVLAVAERGAMFDPSAVFYMHKIAVGPDAADVIDISAPIGENIRRVAKAKNLSKSDLTVCILDRPRHADLIQQVRDAGSRIRLISDGDVAGAIAAARPDSGTDILVGIGGTPEGIIAAAAMRCMGGQLQGMLAPKDDEERQKAIDAGHDLDRILNTEDLVSGENVFFCATGVTDGDLLRGVRYYGGGASTQSIVMRSKSGTVRMIDAYHRLTKLREYSSVDFHGDEDATPPLP